In Pseudoalteromonas sp. MM1, a single window of DNA contains:
- the rpsQ gene encoding 30S ribosomal protein S17, translating into MSDKIRTLQGRVVSDKMEKSFTIAIARYVKHPIYGKFIKRTTKLHVHDENNTAKAGDVVTIRECAPISKNKSWTLVDVVSSPKQA; encoded by the coding sequence ATGAGCGATAAAATTCGTACTCTTCAAGGCCGTGTAGTAAGCGACAAGATGGAAAAATCTTTCACTATCGCTATCGCACGTTACGTGAAGCACCCAATCTATGGGAAATTCATCAAACGTACTACTAAGCTACACGTACATGACGAAAACAACACAGCAAAAGCGGGTGACGTAGTTACTATCCGTGAATGCGCGCCAATTTCTAAGAATAAATCTTGGACTTTAGTAGACGTTGTTTCTAGTCCAAAGCAAGCTTAA
- a CDS encoding helix-turn-helix domain-containing protein, protein MQALGMELKRLRANKKWTQAFAAREIGIQQSYLSKLENGQFIPSTEVIEKLKLCYGEACIDKCLPINSAIHKPSHIILIMSLTLFMCGLIAWLCATYEIFYPQTYFTYQAKLGDFLAFNVTQQYQGERFIEGDVTYQIVGERQVSRIENRFLVVGSAICIFISIVTALLSQRHRFINVESR, encoded by the coding sequence ATGCAAGCGTTAGGAATGGAGTTAAAGCGCCTTAGAGCAAATAAAAAGTGGACTCAAGCTTTTGCAGCCCGTGAAATTGGAATTCAACAGTCGTACCTTTCAAAGCTTGAAAATGGACAGTTTATCCCCTCAACTGAGGTAATTGAAAAGCTCAAACTTTGCTATGGCGAAGCCTGTATTGATAAATGCCTACCTATAAATTCGGCTATACATAAGCCCTCACACATCATTTTAATTATGAGCCTGACTTTATTTATGTGTGGGCTGATAGCGTGGTTATGTGCAACATATGAAATTTTTTATCCACAAACTTACTTTACCTATCAAGCAAAGTTAGGTGATTTTTTAGCATTTAATGTTACTCAACAATATCAAGGGGAACGCTTTATTGAAGGGGATGTAACCTACCAAATTGTAGGCGAAAGGCAAGTAAGTCGAATCGAGAACCGCTTCTTAGTAGTAGGCTCTGCCATATGCATATTCATATCTATTGTTACAGCTTTGCTTTCACAAAGACATAGGTTTATTAATGTAGAATCCCGATAA
- the rplC gene encoding 50S ribosomal protein L3, with product MALGLVGRKVGMTRIFTEDGVSIPVTVIEATPNRIAQIKSDATDGYNALQVTAGTKKASRVNKAAAGHFAKAGVEAGRGLWEFRLNGGEGDFEVGAELTVELFNEINKVDVTGTSKGKGFQGGVKRWNFSMQDATHGNSLSHRAPGSIGQNQSPGKVFKGKKMAGHMGAERVTTQNLELVRVDAERNLLLVKGAVPGAIGGDVIVKPAVKA from the coding sequence ATGGCATTAGGTCTAGTCGGTCGTAAAGTGGGTATGACACGTATCTTCACTGAAGATGGTGTATCTATCCCTGTGACAGTTATCGAAGCGACTCCTAACCGCATTGCTCAGATCAAATCTGACGCAACTGACGGTTATAACGCGCTTCAAGTAACCGCAGGCACTAAAAAAGCAAGCCGTGTAAACAAAGCCGCAGCGGGTCACTTCGCTAAAGCTGGTGTTGAAGCGGGTCGCGGTCTGTGGGAATTCCGCCTAAATGGTGGTGAAGGCGATTTTGAAGTAGGCGCTGAGCTTACTGTTGAATTATTCAACGAAATCAACAAAGTTGACGTAACCGGTACTTCTAAAGGTAAAGGTTTCCAAGGTGGTGTTAAGCGCTGGAATTTCAGCATGCAAGACGCTACTCACGGTAACTCTCTATCTCACCGTGCTCCTGGTTCAATCGGTCAAAACCAATCACCTGGTAAGGTGTTTAAAGGTAAGAAAATGGCCGGTCATATGGGTGCTGAGCGTGTAACGACTCAAAACTTAGAACTAGTTCGCGTTGACGCTGAGCGTAACTTGCTTTTAGTTAAAGGTGCAGTACCTGGCGCTATCGGCGGTGACGTTATCGTTAAACCAGCTGTTAAAGCATAA
- the rplV gene encoding 50S ribosomal protein L22, with the protein MQALAKHKFASGSAQKARLVADQIRGLPVDRALEILAYSPKKAAVLVKKVLESAIANAEHNEGADIDELRVTTIFVDDGPTMKRIMPRAKGRADRILKRTSHITVVVSDS; encoded by the coding sequence ATGCAAGCATTAGCTAAACATAAATTCGCCTCTGGTTCGGCGCAAAAAGCACGTCTAGTTGCAGATCAGATCCGCGGATTACCTGTCGATCGCGCTCTAGAAATCCTGGCGTACAGCCCTAAGAAAGCGGCTGTATTAGTAAAAAAAGTACTTGAGTCTGCTATTGCTAACGCAGAGCATAACGAAGGTGCTGACATTGATGAGCTTCGTGTAACTACGATTTTTGTGGACGATGGTCCTACAATGAAACGTATTATGCCACGTGCTAAAGGACGCGCAGACCGCATCCTTAAGCGTACAAGCCACATCACTGTTGTGGTTTCAGATAGCTAG
- the rplP gene encoding 50S ribosomal protein L16, producing the protein MLQPKRTKFRKMHKGRNRGLAQNGNKVSFGTFGLKATGRGRMTARQIEAARRAMTRHVKRQGKIWIRVFPDKPITEKPLEVRMGKGKGSVEYWVAEIQPGKVLYEMEGVSEELAREAFDLAARKLPFKTTFVTRTVM; encoded by the coding sequence ATGTTACAGCCAAAACGTACAAAATTCCGTAAAATGCACAAAGGCCGCAACCGCGGTTTAGCGCAAAACGGTAACAAAGTAAGCTTCGGTACTTTCGGTTTGAAAGCTACTGGTCGTGGCCGCATGACTGCTCGTCAAATCGAAGCAGCTCGTCGTGCTATGACGCGTCACGTGAAACGTCAAGGTAAAATCTGGATCCGTGTCTTCCCTGACAAGCCGATCACAGAAAAGCCTCTTGAAGTTCGTATGGGTAAAGGTAAAGGTTCTGTTGAATATTGGGTTGCTGAAATTCAGCCTGGTAAAGTACTTTACGAAATGGAAGGTGTTTCTGAAGAGCTTGCTCGTGAAGCATTTGACCTTGCAGCTCGTAAACTGCCATTCAAAACAACTTTCGTAACTCGGACGGTAATGTGA
- the rpmC gene encoding 50S ribosomal protein L29 has protein sequence MKASELKDKSVEELNAELLGLLREQFNLRMQASTGQLAQTHTLRTVRRDIARVKTIINQKAGQ, from the coding sequence ATGAAAGCAAGCGAACTAAAAGACAAAAGCGTAGAAGAGCTTAATGCTGAACTTCTAGGACTTCTTCGTGAGCAGTTTAACCTGCGCATGCAAGCAAGCACTGGTCAGTTAGCTCAGACACACACGCTAAGAACAGTACGTCGCGATATCGCGCGTGTAAAAACAATTATTAACCAGAAGGCAGGTCAATAA
- the rpsC gene encoding 30S ribosomal protein S3, translated as MGQKVHPTGIRLGISKPWVSTWYASSKDFSDQLFGDHKVRTFLTKELKAASVSKIVIERPAKSIRVTIHTARPGVVIGKKGEDVEKLRQAVTKIAGVPAQINISEVRKPELDAQLVADGIASQLERRVMFRRAMKRSVQNAMRIGSKGIKVEVSGRLGGAEIARSEWYREGRVPLHTLRADIDYATSEALTTYGIIGVKVWIFKGEVIGGLPLVQEQEKPAKRAPKKAKKSAK; from the coding sequence ATGGGACAAAAAGTTCATCCTACTGGTATTCGCCTAGGTATATCTAAACCTTGGGTTTCTACCTGGTACGCGAGTTCTAAAGATTTCTCTGATCAGCTTTTTGGCGATCACAAAGTACGTACTTTCCTTACTAAGGAATTAAAAGCGGCTTCTGTGTCTAAAATCGTTATTGAGCGTCCAGCTAAATCTATCCGTGTAACAATTCATACGGCTCGTCCGGGTGTTGTTATCGGTAAAAAAGGCGAAGACGTAGAAAAATTACGTCAAGCGGTAACTAAGATTGCTGGTGTACCTGCTCAGATTAATATTTCTGAAGTACGTAAACCAGAATTAGATGCACAACTAGTAGCAGACGGCATTGCCTCTCAGCTAGAGCGTCGTGTTATGTTCCGTCGCGCTATGAAGCGTTCGGTACAAAATGCAATGCGCATCGGTTCTAAAGGGATCAAAGTTGAAGTTAGCGGTCGTCTTGGCGGCGCAGAAATCGCACGTTCAGAATGGTATCGTGAAGGTCGTGTACCTCTACATACTCTTCGTGCTGATATCGACTACGCAACTTCTGAAGCCTTAACCACTTATGGTATCATTGGTGTTAAAGTTTGGATCTTCAAAGGCGAAGTTATTGGTGGTTTACCACTAGTACAAGAGCAAGAGAAGCCAGCTAAACGCGCACCAAAGAAAGCCAAAAAAAGTGCTAAGTAG
- the rpsS gene encoding 30S ribosomal protein S19 translates to MPRSLKKGPFIDLHLLKKVEKALESGDKKPIKTWSRRSMIIPNMIGLTIAVHNGRQHVPVFITDEMIGHKLGEFAPTRTYRGHAADKKAKKR, encoded by the coding sequence ATGCCACGTTCTCTCAAGAAGGGTCCATTTATAGACCTACACTTGCTGAAGAAGGTAGAGAAAGCGTTGGAAAGCGGTGACAAGAAGCCAATTAAAACTTGGAGCCGTCGTTCAATGATCATACCTAACATGATCGGATTGACCATCGCTGTCCATAATGGTCGTCAGCACGTTCCTGTGTTTATCACAGACGAAATGATCGGTCACAAACTGGGTGAATTTGCACCAACTCGCACTTACCGCGGCCATGCTGCGGATAAGAAAGCGAAGAAACGTTAA
- the rplW gene encoding 50S ribosomal protein L23, translating to MIREERLLKVILAPHISEKSTIAAEENNTIVFKVTNDATKAEIKAAVEKLFEVEVTGVRTLNVKGKTKRTGMRFGRRSDWKKAYVTLKEGSELDFVGGAE from the coding sequence ATGATCCGTGAAGAACGTCTTTTAAAAGTGATCCTTGCTCCACATATCTCTGAAAAAAGCACAATTGCTGCTGAAGAAAACAATACTATTGTTTTTAAAGTAACAAATGACGCAACTAAAGCTGAAATTAAAGCAGCAGTTGAGAAGCTTTTTGAAGTAGAAGTAACTGGTGTTCGCACACTTAACGTTAAGGGTAAAACAAAACGTACAGGCATGCGTTTCGGTCGTCGTAGCGACTGGAAGAAAGCTTACGTTACTCTTAAAGAAGGTAGCGAGCTAGACTTTGTCGGCGGCGCCGAGTAA
- the rplB gene encoding 50S ribosomal protein L2, which yields MALQKCKPTSAGRRHLVKVVNPDLHKGKPYAPLLEKNSKSGGRNNNGRITVRHIGGGHKHHYRVIDFKRTKDGIPATVERLEYDPNRSANIALVLYADGERRYIIAPKGLKAGDAIQSGVDAPIKPGNALPMRNMPVGSTVHNVELKPGKGAQIARSAGAYVQILARDGQYVTLRLRSGEVRKVQSDCRATLGEVGNAEHMLRSLGKAGANRWRGIRPTVRGVAMNPVDHPHGGGEGRTSGGRHPVSPWGKPTKGAKTRKNKRTDKFIVRRRTK from the coding sequence ATGGCACTTCAAAAGTGTAAACCAACTTCTGCGGGTCGTCGTCACCTAGTTAAAGTGGTTAACCCAGATTTACATAAGGGTAAACCTTACGCTCCACTTTTAGAGAAAAACTCTAAATCAGGTGGTCGTAATAACAACGGTCGTATTACGGTTCGTCACATTGGTGGTGGTCATAAGCATCATTACCGTGTAATCGATTTTAAACGTACTAAAGATGGCATTCCTGCTACTGTTGAGCGTTTAGAATATGATCCAAATCGTAGCGCAAACATCGCTCTTGTATTATATGCAGACGGTGAGCGTCGTTACATTATCGCACCAAAAGGCTTAAAAGCTGGCGATGCAATCCAGTCTGGTGTTGATGCACCAATTAAACCTGGTAATGCATTACCAATGCGTAATATGCCTGTAGGTTCGACTGTTCACAACGTAGAATTAAAACCAGGTAAAGGTGCTCAAATCGCACGTTCTGCTGGTGCATACGTTCAAATCCTTGCGCGTGATGGTCAATACGTAACATTACGTCTTCGTTCTGGCGAAGTTCGTAAAGTACAATCTGATTGTCGTGCAACACTAGGTGAAGTAGGCAATGCTGAGCATATGCTTCGTTCACTTGGTAAAGCAGGTGCAAATCGCTGGCGTGGTATCCGTCCGACAGTTCGTGGTGTTGCCATGAACCCGGTAGATCACCCACACGGTGGTGGTGAAGGTCGTACATCTGGTGGTCGTCATCCTGTGTCTCCATGGGGTAAGCCGACTAAAGGTGCTAAGACACGTAAGAACAAGCGTACTGATAAATTCATCGTACGTCGTCGTACTAAATAA
- the rpsJ gene encoding 30S ribosomal protein S10: MSNQRIRIRLKAFDHRLIDQSTAEIVETAKRTGAQVRGPIPLPTRFERFTVLTSPHVNKDARDQYEIRTHKRLIDIVEPTDKTVDALMRLDLAAGVDVQISLG; this comes from the coding sequence ATGTCAAATCAACGCATTCGTATTCGCCTAAAAGCTTTTGACCACCGTTTGATTGACCAATCAACGGCGGAAATCGTGGAAACTGCGAAACGCACAGGCGCACAAGTACGTGGTCCAATTCCACTACCTACACGCTTTGAACGTTTTACTGTACTAACTTCACCGCACGTAAACAAAGATGCGCGTGATCAGTACGAGATCCGCACCCATAAACGTCTGATCGACATCGTAGAACCAACTGACAAGACTGTTGACGCATTAATGCGTTTAGATCTTGCTGCTGGTGTTGATGTTCAAATCAGCCTGGGTTAA
- the rplD gene encoding 50S ribosomal protein L4 produces MELAIKDASGALEVSEATFGREFNEALVHQVVVAYAAGARQGTRAQKTRSEVSGGGKKPWAQKGTGRARAGTIRSPIWRSGGVSFAAKPQDHSQKVNRKMYRGAIKSILSELVRQERLIVVESFGLEAPKTKELVSKLKELELKDVLIVTEEVDENLFLSARNLYKVDTRDVAGIDPVSLIAFDKVLITAAAVKQLEEALA; encoded by the coding sequence ATGGAATTAGCAATTAAAGACGCTTCTGGCGCTCTTGAAGTTTCTGAAGCTACTTTTGGACGTGAGTTTAACGAAGCATTAGTACACCAAGTAGTTGTTGCATACGCAGCAGGTGCTCGTCAAGGTACTCGTGCTCAGAAGACACGTTCTGAAGTAAGCGGTGGTGGTAAAAAACCATGGGCTCAAAAAGGTACTGGCCGTGCACGTGCTGGTACAATCCGTAGCCCAATTTGGCGTTCAGGTGGCGTTAGCTTCGCAGCTAAACCACAAGACCACAGCCAAAAAGTAAACCGTAAAATGTACCGCGGTGCGATCAAAAGCATCTTATCTGAATTAGTTCGTCAAGAGCGTTTAATCGTTGTTGAAAGCTTTGGTTTAGAAGCACCAAAAACTAAAGAACTAGTTTCTAAGCTTAAAGAACTTGAGCTTAAAGATGTTCTTATCGTGACTGAAGAAGTAGATGAAAATCTTTTCTTATCGGCACGTAACCTGTACAAGGTTGACACGCGTGATGTAGCTGGTATCGATCCTGTAAGCTTAATTGCTTTCGACAAGGTACTTATTACAGCTGCTGCTGTTAAGCAACTTGAGGAGGCGCTAGCATGA